From the genome of Gorilla gorilla gorilla isolate KB3781 chromosome 4, NHGRI_mGorGor1-v2.1_pri, whole genome shotgun sequence:
cagcctgTAGTGttcctccaccatctccccagccctcaacacctcctccaccatctccccagcctgTAGTGttcctccaccatctccccagcctgTAGTGttcctccaccatctccccagcctgTAGTGttcctccaccatctccccagccctcaacacctcctccaccatctccccagcccccaacacctcctccaccatctccccagcccccaacacctcctccaccatctccccagcccccaacacctcctccaccatctccccagcccccaacacctcctccaccatctccccagcccccaacacctcctccaccatctccccagcccccaacacctcctccaccatctccccagcctgTAGTGttcctccaccatctccccagccctcaacacctcctccaccatctccccagcgTGTAGTgctcctccaccatctccccagcgTGTAGTgctcctccaccatctccccagccctcaacacctcctccaccatctccccagcctgTAGTGttcctccaccatctccccagccctcaacacctcctccaccatctccccagcctgTAGTGTTCCTCCACCATCTCTCCAGCCCCCAGTGTTCCTCCACCATCTCTCCAGCCCCCAACACCTCCTGCACACTTCCCAGCACTCCGAAATCCACAGGCATAGCAGGGAGCAGAGCAAGACGGTGCCAGGAAACTCACTGGCCTGTGTTTGTGCTGAACCCATTGATATACGTTTTTACTTTTACCCCTTGCAAAGCTTCTCTCATGAAAGATGTAGCCAACAGAGGGTGCAAACTAATAATTCAAAGGTAATTTCCTAATTTCCCGGGCTGGAAACCAGGAATACCAAGGTGACTGCAACATAGCCCAGGTCTTCAGCAGTCTGTAGTCAAGGGAGGGGTGTGGATGTGGCATAAATGGCTGTCCATTTATGTGACCATggctgagagaaagagagagagcgagagagagagagcgagagagagagggagagagagagagagagagagagagagagagagagagagagagagagagaattgtgtCCAAAGACTTTGGGAGCACAGCTAAGAGCAATGATTTGTTCCCGGAAAGCTGAGGAGAGCCGTAGAGTGGGAATATAGTTGGAGCAGAGGCTTACAGGATGCACATTCTCCAGGAAGTTGACAGGTAGGGGATTAGCTGAGGTAGGGTGTGCCCAAGGAAACAGTCAGACATCGGTGTGTGGAGAGAGACAGCCGGAGAGAACCTGGAGAGGGAAACTTGTAGGAAGGGTATTGGATACTCACCCAGTGGGCAATGAGGTGCCTCAAATGGTGTGAACAAAGGAAGGTCCCTCCATTTCCTGTGGGCCAAGTGCAGGACAGGGGTGTCCATGACAAGAGAGCTTCGGGATGGAGTTTTAGCTGAActtggaaagaaaggagaggagaggtaCAGAGGCCAGAGAGAAGAGTGAGTGCCTGTGGGGTGGCCGGGAACCATGCGTGTGGAAGAACTGTGCAGGAGCAGCAACTCTCACGGGAACTGCAGACAACAGACCAGACCAAAGGGAGCAGAGAGGCCCCATGAAGAAGCCGTCAAAGAGGAGGGTGATCAAATGAAAGATCCCAACAAATGAGTCTCAAAGGAAGGATTTGGTTGGCCTTTTGATAAGAAAACCTGTGGAGCAGGGAGCCCTCATGGATGATTTTTGATACCCTTTGTAGAAGCTGTAcatgtgaattattttttaaacttggaaAATCAGACaagcaaaaatgagaaaatatctatTCTCATCATGCAGAAATTATCACCATCAGCAATTTGATGTCTCCTTTCAGGTATTTTTCTCTGCACATTTATGCAAACACGTATGTTTTTTACTTAAGATAATATTCTACAGATTATTTTGATACTTGCTTTTTTGATCAAAGATTCCATTTCACTTAATGCCTTGGTCATATTTACATAATTGTCCCCAAAATAACATTTGTACCTGGTTGGATGAAACCAGTTACCAGCTCAGCACCACAAATCTGGTTGTGATGTCACCTGTGTATTTGTTTAATCGTGCACTCAACGTTTTATCGTAAAAATTACTTGTTCAAGGATCCAGGCCAGTTGTCCTGTAGAGTATCTCGCCTTTCTTGTTTGTATGGTTTACTGTAGATTCCTCAGCTATAAAGGGGTgtgataacttttttaaaaattggatgagGGTTGCTTTTGCCTGTTCTGACTTGTCATCCTAGAGGTCAAGGTGCTAGGCCCTGAGTATCCCATCCTGGCCCTCGTCGGGGAGGAGGTGGAGTTCCTGTGCCACCTGTGGCCACAGCTGGATGCCCAGAAAATGGAGATCTGCTGGTTCCAGAGCCACACCTTAAATGTGGTACACCTGTACCAGGAGCAGCAGGAGCTCCCTGGCAGGCAGATGCAGGCGTTCCGGAACAGGACCAAGTTGGTCAAGGACGACATCGCCTATGGCAGCGTGGTCCTGCAGCTTCACAGCATCGTCCCCTCCGACAAGGGCATATATGGCTGCCGCTTCCACTCCGACAACTTCTCTGGCGAAGCTTTCTGGGAACTGGAGGTAGCAGGTGTGTGGACTGACCTAAGGCCCTGCAGGGGAGAGGGAAATCCAGGTGCTTTGCCAAGTAGAGGTGGAGTCACAGAGAACAGAAGAATGtcggtgatttttaaaaaacgtaaAAGCTGATGGATAGGTCCATtctcaaatgaacaaacaaaacaaacagttcaccaaaaaatacacaaatagcccttaaacatatgaaaagggccgggtacagtggctcaagcctgtaatcccagcactttggtagaccgaggcaagcagatcacttgagccccagagttcgagaccagcccaggcaacatagggagaccccatctcttagccaggtgtggtggtgcatgcctgtagtcccagctactcaggggggtAAGGTGGAAGGatctggctgcagtgagcttgaattgccactgcactccagcctgggtgacaactctgtcttgaaatatatatatatatacacgtatatatacgtgtatatatatacacatatatatacgtgtatatatatacacatatatatacgtgtatatatatacacgtatatatacgtgtatatatatacacatatatatacgtatatacacatatatatacgtatatatgcatatatatagtatgctatatattatatagttatataatatataattatattagttatataatatatataatataggatatataaatatataaaatataaaaataatatatataatatattatgagtAACAAAATTACTCATAgtgagagaaaggcaaatcaaagctATGtcaaaatgcaatttttttttaactgtcagACTAGCAAAATTTCAAAAGCTCTTCCATGTACTGTTGATGGAGCTATGGAGAAGAAAGCTGTCTTATACTATGTTAGTGGAATTCAAAGTTGGAAACCTCCAGGACAGGGAAACTTGGTAATACTTAAGAGGACTAGCTGTGTGGCTACCCTCTGACACAGCAATCCCACCTCCAGGAACTTACTCCACCTCCGATACCTCCAATATGAAAAAAGCATATGTATGAGTTTAATCTttgtaaagctttttaaaaacaattgcaAAATAGTGGAAACCACCTAAATGTCCAAGCATAAAAGCTGAGTATGCTCTATCCACCCAGTGGAGTAATCTGTATTATGCACCTGAAACAATGATGAGGTGGTCTCTGAATGGATGCAGAGTGATTTCTAGTATTGttaagagagaaaagtaaaatgcAAGGTTCAATAACATACACTTGCATtgtaagaaagaaggagaaacatTGCAAAAGGGAACATAGGAAGGATAAACTAGAAATTGATGAGATTGGTCACTGAGGGTGAGGTGTGATGACAAGGAAAGGATGGAGCTTTTTTCCTGATATACATTTCTATACAGCATTGGCATTTAAACCACATTAATGTTTTGCATACTCAAAATATAATGCTAGTTCCACAAGGATGGAGAGATAAGGGAGTGTGTATAATGCAGGCACTAGAGCTCTGGGGGAattgaagagaaggagaagagtcACAACTCTAATTATTAGAATTTAGGGTGCTGCTATTCTTCATTCTAGGGAAACTGTCCCTTGCCTAACATGATTAAATGCCAGGAGCCCTTCCCCACCCAATGACCCCCTTCACATTTCCAAATGTCCCTCAGGGGTATTACTGTCCCCACATGCTACCACTGATTTAGACTGTCATTTCCTGTCCATGGGTGGGGAGCATCAAGCCCACACACGTCTTAATAGCAGTCACACTTCATGATGCTTTATGGTGACTGCAAATGCTGAACAGTGGCGTGAACGTTATGAGTGATTTCTCAGAAGGAGCCTGACCTTTCccactcctcctgcctccaccagcGCTGGGCTCAGACCCTCACCTCTCCCTTGAGGGCTTCAAGGAAGGAGGCATTCAGCTGAGGCTCAGATCCAGTGGCTGGTACCCCAAGCCTAAGGTTCAGTGGAGAGACCACCAGGGACAGTGCCTGCCTCCAGAGTTTGAAGCCATCGTCTGGGATGCCCAGGGCCTGTTCAGTCTGGAAACATCTGTGGTTGTCCGAGAGGGAGCCCTCAGCAACGTGTCCGTCTCCATCCAGAATCTCCTCTTGAGCCAGAAGAAAGAGTTCGTGGTCCAGATAGCAGGTCAGTGGTTGTTAGCTCACACCCATCTTCCTAGTCctcatgtgtacatacacattgGCCCAAAGGCAGTCTATAAAGACACAATGGTACTGTGCCTGTATGCATATAGGGTGTGTTGGCCTTGACACCTGAAAAGTCAGCACCTTGGATATTAGGAACACACTAAGAACGCTACTGAGAACCCAAACGGTCGATgagagaggccccagagagccCGCCTTTCTGTGCCTAAGGCCATACACTAAAACCCATCAACTCTGCTCATCAGAGGCATCATGGGAGCCAATAGATTCGTAATGCTGTCTCTCAAACAGTATGTATTGAGTTTCCACAACGCGACCCCAGTCCCTACCCTCAGGTCCCCATGCCAGTGGGGGATACAGACAATAAGCAAAAGAAGTGCATCCTGTCACATCACGTTAGAAGGTGGTAGgtgcagccaggtgcggtggctcacacctgtaatcccagcactttgggaggccaaggcgggtagatcacgaggtcaagagttcaagaccagcctggccaagatggtgaatccccatctctactaaaaatacaaaaattagcctggcatagtggcaggcgcctgtaatcccagctactcgggaggctgaggcaggagaatcgcttgaactgggggcagaggttgcagtgagccgagatctgcactctccagcctgggcaacagagcgagaatccgtctcaaaaaaaaaaaaaaaaaaagaagaagaaggtggTAGGTGCTgtagagaaaaatgaagcaggcTGAAAGTAGTGAGGCATGTCCACAGATTACAAAAGGCACGTCCAGGAAGTGGGCGTGTAGGCAGTGAGCTGAAGGCAAGGTAATTATTAAAGTCTTCTTATGAGGCAGCCACCGAAGGGTTTCAAGTTCATGGTTCTAATTGTTTTACACTTTGAGGACAAACCCAACATACGGGCCATTTTTCACACGAGTCCAAATCAAAAGCTATTTtattataacagaaaaaaacTCCCCCTTTGATATAGTCAGTCAGATACAAGCCAATGCACACATGTTCTCAAGATAAATGATAACTTGTCTGCAAGTAGGAGGACCTGGCAACACCACTTCCCACAGCAGTTCTAAATCCCCTGGGAATTGGGATGGCCATCTGTGTGAGCCAACTGTCTTTAACCAAAGGAAAAATCAAGCTTGTGATATGTCTAGGGCAAGCCTGTAGTTACAACTTGGAGCCACGCAGCTAAGCTAAACTCCCATGAGACAGGGATCTCCACGGCGGTGCTCTctcttttacatttacatttcaaACAAGTGGCCCTTAAGAAAAACATTCTTGGGTTGTAAAGAAAGAATTGATATATTTTCTAAGGAAAATGAACTaagagaggggaagaggaaagagtCCCTCTTTTTGCACCAGGAAAAacccaatattttctttttagcttttaatataaatcttaatttatattattgatattatgaaacaagtttatataaaaatgtttagatGGGTAAATGTTTGCATGCACGGACCCCTCTACAGAGGGCGTGACTCACATGGATACCTTTGGGAAGGCATGCTGGTGGCGGGAAGGGCAAAGCCAGGGGCCTGGGAGGGAAACTGCCGGCTGCTGGCAGAATAGCGAGGAGGCCAGAGGGTCGAGGGGGAGGGTCACAGGTCAGAGAGACAGTCCGCCCTGAGCCCTCGCCCTTGACcccaggccattgcttcagacaCCATCTGTTGTGAGGACCAATCCATTGTGACCCAGTGTTTTTGTACCATACAATAAAAACGCACtgctagaaaaacaaaattaaaaaccacaGTCCACTGATGTCACTTATAAGCCAGACACACAGAACAAATGCCGTCTGATTCCACTGATGTGGGATTACCTAGAGGAGTCAAGTCCTCAGGGATGGAAGTATACGGAGGGCGCCAGGGGCTTGGGCGTGGGAAGAGGAATTACTGTTTAATAAGTACAGAGTCTCAGTtttgaaagatgaagaaacttCTGGAGATGggcggtggtgatggttgcacgacatggtgaatgcacttaatgcccctgaactgtacacttaaaaatggttaagatgggaaAGGTTGTTACGTATATTTTACTAcgataaaaagaatattttttaaagatctgaGATAAAGGCACCATTTTCTAATAATTAGATGACACAGACAGAAAGTTACTCTATTAAACCGCCACAGGGTTTGTGAAGGGCCAGTGGGTTCTGCGCGTCCCTGCGCCGGCTGGTGCTGTCGGTGCTGCCCCCGGCCACGTCCTGCCTGCGGCGGGTGCTCCCTGGGGAGCCGGGAGGGACGCGCACGTGGTTTCGTTCTCACTTCTTCCAAAAGCGTGGTAAGAACCGAGGTAGAAGCCGGATGTTTGCAAACAAGCGAGGAGACGACTTGCGGACTAGACAGCGCGGGTGCGAGCAGGAGCTCCCCGGACATCCGCCGCCGGCCAAGCCCCTGGGGCCCTCCCGCCTGCGGACGCGGGGCAAGAGCGCGAAGACGCGGAGCGAGGGCGGCGCTGCGGCCGCAGAAGCCTCGAGCCGGGCTGGGGCGCGGTTCCCTCCCGCACACGCTGCGGCTCGCCCCCGCCCCCTCCGCTGAGCCCCGTCCGCTGCGCGCGCTCCGGCCCGCGCGACCCCGGCTCCCACCTCCAGCGCGCGGCGCTCCCGCTCCACGCCCGTTTCGCAGACGGCTGCGGTGGGCGCGGCAGCTTCGCCGCCCGGAGAAGGTCCCTCGGGAGGTTTCCCGGCACGCGGCGGGCAGGCCGGTCTCGCCTCTCGGTGTTCAGCGGCGCCTGGATCGAGACGGCCCCTGCGGGTGTTTTCCAGACGTGTTTGTACCCGGAGCCTCTCCGTGGAAGAGCGCGTTCGTCGCGACCCTGCCGCCGCTGCTGTTGGTCCTCGCGGCGCTGGCCCTGGGCTTCCTCCAGAAGCAGCGGAGAAGCCGAGGTACCGGCGCgggcggcggggcggggaggGGCACCCGGCCGGTCCTGGACCGCGGGGCCACGGAGGCGCCTCCTCCCAGGACGCGGCGCGGGAAGGCGGCCTGGAAGGGGCAGGGGCGCGCACTCAGCCCTCTCCCCTCCCGTTTTCCCTTCAGAAAAGCTGAAGAAGCAGGCGGAGAAGAGACAAGGTGAGCGGGGACAGGGCGTTCTGCACCCACCTCCCCAGGTGCCAACCCGCCGTCATCTAAAGGCTGCGGGTCCCGTTACGAGGGTTTATTCCAGTGCAAGGTGTCAGGGCGGCCACCCGGGCACGGGGATCGGTGACCCCGGTGGGGAAGAGGGAAGATCGTTCATATGGACGAAAGCGGAGGTGCTGAACGGCTGCATTATCCGCAGAGGCTAGTGCACAGATGTCAGGGTTGACCGGCTGCTATCGATTACACCCTCGGAGCTTGCTTCACATCACACTGTACAGAGGGAACAGTGACCAGGGTCTCTGCCGCCAGCGCCATTTCGTCCAGGTTCTCATAACGCACAGGGAGCCGGGCTGATGCGTAACATCTCAACACAGGGTCAGGAAGCGGCGGTCAGGCACCGGAGAAAACAGCCGAGTTACCTGAGGCAGTGTCCGGGGCCTCACGTTTCCGCTGAGCTAATAGATTTGGAAGGCTCCGACACTGATTTTCACACTAGCAGGAGGGAGGGCGCTGGGTCACCCTCCTATGCAGAAGGGCAGCCAAGGGTGCGCACTTCCCCATCCCCCGCCTGGAGCCTCacttcgagcccagcctgggcccGCAGAGCACCGCGGGTGGGAGTGCCGCATCGGAGGTGAGGCCTCAGTGTTCACCCATCTGTTCTGTCTGCCTCATTCCCCAACCTGAGAgtctttccccttttcttcatctttttttttttctttttctctagagaAGCTCACTGCAGAGCTGGGTAAGTTCTGGGTGCCGGGCCACAGTGCTGCCTGTCAGCCGGTGGGGTGGACCCTGTGCCTGGGCAGTGGGAGGAGGGGCTCCCTTTGGGCAGCGGCTGGCAACTATCTAATTCTAAACCATCCCTGTGAGCCTCCACCTCTTCCCTTGCTAAGGGGCTGAAAGGATGGCTGCCTGCCACCGTGCAGCTGCCCGAGACCCTCTGGACAGACCCTGCCAGCTCCTCCCCTGCAAATTAGACAATTAAGTTAAAATTCATCATAAAACGTTTACTGTCTCCGGTTCATCTTCttaaaatatcctttttaatGCAAATGGTGCTAGGAAGGGTAGCACCTTTAATTTGcaccaaaatggaaataatttctcAGATTCACTTTTCTCCCCAGAGGGACTCAGAGACGTGAAACCGTGGGATGTGTCTCTGtagagaggaagagagtgaacCCAAGGGAGGGGGAATGGAGGAAAAGGCCATCATGCTGTTGGGGTTGGGAGGCAATTCAGATGAAACTGTAAGGTTGGGAAAGCTTGTCTGGCAGTCTACCTCGCCCTTCAaggggaatgaaaaaaaaatagccctaaTAAGTCATTAAGGCTATAGTCTGAATTGTAAGTCATAACACTATAGCATGAATGCTTCTCCCAGGAGCATTTACTTTTGAAAGAGCTTGACATTGGGTGGACAGATCAAAGGAATGCATTTTTAGTAGCAAAATGTTGGAGTCCTTGGTAATTATTTGGGGAAATAATTGGGTGTGATGTCCTTCCAGTCCTTCAGATAACGCACCCGGTGAGTGACCGTGAGGCTCACGTAGGCGGCCCTCAGTGCACTTAGGTGGGAGCTCCGCCCCAGGAAGCTTGTgatttcaggcagaaggaacaacccgaaccctgggaaGAGGCCTGTCAGTACTAAGATCTGGTTCCCCTTCTAGGCTGTGTGCAGATTTCCACCTTTGAGCTAAGATAGGATGAGGCATAAGAGTCCTGCAGATGGGCCTCTTTTTGAGGGCAATGAAGGGGCAAAGAggaagctgtaaaaaaaaaaaaatgaagctgtgATTAGCAGTGGCTTAAGACTAAGGAAGCTCTTCCCAGTGGCCTGTCTTGGGAAGACGGTTCCACCCACCTGCAGGCTGAAGTTTTCTTTGTCTGTTCTGCTTGCAGAAAAGCTTCAGACAGAGCTTGGTAAGTGACCCCTCTTAGAACTATTTCTCCTcagggccgggcccggtggctcacgcctgtaatcccagcactttgggaggccgaggcgggtggatcacgaggtcaggagatcgagaccagcctggctaacacagtgaaaccccgtctcttctaaaaatacaaaaaaaattagcccggcgtggtggtgggcgcctgtagtcccagctacgtgggaggctgaggcaggagaatggcgtgaacccgggaagcggagcttgcagtgagccgagatggcgccactgcactccagcctgggcgacagagcgagactctgtctcaaaaaataaaaaagaaaagaaaaaagaactatttCTCCTCATTCATCATTTTGCATATGATTCCCCATATATCTTCTTCTCATCTCCCAACCAGGTATGATGCCCAGGCAGGACCCCTGCTGGCTatgtgggtggtggtgggggggaacAGGGTGGGTGCAAGATGTGATGTGTGAGCAGGGAAGCTTGAGGTCCTGATGTGCTAATTTCCTGTTTTCCCTTGGTTGCTTCAGACTGGAGACGGGCTGAAGGCCAGGCTGGTGAGTGGAACCCATCTCTCTCTGACTCTTCCTCATTTATATCTGAGCACCCCAGTCCAACTCACCTGATTAACCAATCAGGCTTCATTCTGGTTGCATTCTGTGGCCTCACACAGCATGTGTTAATCTATGTCACTGGGTAGAGGTCATACTCTGTCCTGAGGACTAAGTGTACTGCAAACCACTAGTTCCAATCCTGGTTACATATCAGAGTTACCTCGACTCCTGGTGCCCATCCTCCAAGACTCAGACTCATGGTTCTGGCATGAGTGTGTTGCTGTACATGTAAATACTTCTCTGCATACCTCCCTCTATTCACCCATAATGCAGACAGtctaatgtatatattttgtatatattcttgcAAAATGTGAATATCGATGTATGCATATGCATCTTAGTTCATGTAAGTGACATTTATGGTTCTGTGATGTTCCTTGCTTTTCCCATGCATCATCATGCTTTAATATCCATTGCTGCCACTCGTGTGCATTCAGTCTGTTTTTCCTCCTTACTGCAGAGTGCTTCATTTTAGCCAGCCACACTCCTGGAGAAGGTATCCAGGCTGCCTCTAACTCCACAACAACACTGAACGCATAGTCTCAAACGTGTTGCCTTACGGCGCTGTGTGGAGATTTCTCTGGGGTATATAACTAGGAGGGGGACTGCTGGCCCATGGTGGGTATGTCCACTAAGGGGACAGTGGGATCCCATGAAGGCAGTGTCGTTATCCTGCCACCAGCCATGCAGTGAGATTCCATGTGCCCACATCTCATGTGAACCAGCATTCCAAGTTTGCCAATCAGTGGGGATAAGTGATGGCTCATTGTTCTTtaggtttgcaccctctgaatgCTGAGAAGATTGAGCATCTCTGTATATGCTAGTTGGCTCTGGGGACTTCCTCTACTGAAAATTGCCAGCTCACATCACTGACCCATTTTTCTTATGGGATTGCTGTCTTTTATTATTAACAGGAATAttatatctctgtgtgtgtgtgtgtgtgtgtgtgtgtgtgtgattaatcCCTCGTGGGTAAACATCGTGGATTCCTTCTTCTGTTGTGCCATCTGCCATTAGCTTTGTCCATAGTTCCCCTTATTGAAAAGGAattattaattttgataaaacaTAATCCATCAACTTTTTACTTTATGGTTTGTGTTTTTGAAGTTTTGTTGAAGAAGACCTTCCTCACACTTAGGTCACAAAGATTCTCTTacactttcttctattttttttttctttatgtaactACAAAAACCTTTCTACTCTCTTTATGTTATATTTGCATCTTTAATCCCtctaaaatttgccattttatgaGGTGTTGGGTGAGAATCCTGTGATTTTTCTCCATATAGTCAGTTGGGCTTACCAACGCCATTTACTCCACCATTCCAGGGTTGCCACTGATGTGGGGAACCACCTTTGATGCATATTGGATTCCCATCTCTATATGAGTTTGTCCATTGGCCACCTATTACATCATTGTTTTTACTGCTATGGCATTTGTAGTAGCTGAAAGTACAAGTTTTCCTTCTCCATTTCCACTTCCTTTTTTAAAgtgaatgaacatttttaaaatataaattttaggataaatTCATAAATCTCCCCAAAAAATCCAAAAGGAGTTTTACATAGGATTACTCTGAACTTACAGATAAACTAGGGAAAATCAACATCTTTGTAGAACTGAAGATATTCCACACAAGAGCTATGGTGTTTAAAGCTTCACCAGTTATCCTGATGCAAAACCGGGGCAGCAAAGCCTTGCTGTAAATATCTGGAGCTCTGAGAACGTCTtgtgttgcttttgcttttgcttttgtgaCTTGGTGATATCTTtgttgcaaaacaaaacaagataaaacaCAACAGAAATCCACTCAGATTGATTCACATTAAGAATGGAGGCATGTCAGGAAAAGACAGGACATCTAGAGGGCATCTTTGGGACCTGTCAGGCTCAGCTGGGCCTCCTGGGCACAGCCTGGCGGgtcagaggctgaggctgcactTCTGTCTCTCAGGGCATCCAGGCTGCTTATAGAGTCTCTTTACCTACGCTGCTTATAGAGTCTCTTTACCTACATGCTCCACTCTCCTGCTTTTTCCAGCAGAATTTCAGCCTGCACGTAGCTCTGGCATCAATGACACAGGCCTCTACTCAATCTAAAATTTCTCAGGAAAATACATGGTGAACCCCAAGACCAGTCTGGATTCAAACCAGTTGTCACAGTGGGAATGGGGTCATTCGATCTGCATGCATCCCTCATACATCTGGAGACTTCGTTAAGGTTCCAGAGTTACTGATTGAGATTTCTGaacttttttccccttctctgttTGGTTTCAGAGTGGAGAGCAGCCCAAAAATATGCAGGTAACTGAAGCCAGGAAACTGATTTGTGTTTTGGTTTGGCCGGATCTTAAACAGAAGGGAGGTGGAGAGATCTGAGATTAGAGGACGGGGCTTTATAGGAGCCAAGTATGGGGCCTGCACACACAAGACACCCACGCACACTTGCAAACACGCCACACGCCACATATGCCtgcatgtgtatgcacacacatgcacacgtgagCTCCCAAACACATCGCTCCTTGGGGTTACACTAGGTTTGTTTCCATCTGGCTTGGGGCTATTTGCAGGCGAGAGTGCAGAGTCTGTAATGAACCTTCCAGATTCTCTGACGAAGGGGTCCCCTAGGTtcccatctgtcaaatgggatGGGGTGTTGAAATGTGGGGCACTGGACTAGATGATCTCAAAGGtccttttaaaatccttttaaaaacttttctgaaggactgtatgtaaaaaaaaaaaaaaaaaaatccaaaatttctgTAAAATGACGCTCAGCGCTCTCCTGATtatgccaaggtcacacagggtgGTCCCACCAGCAGGAACTAGAACCAGCCCATAGGTCCTTCCCCTTGACCGGGACGTGGCTCCCTCCCCGCCAACCTACTTCCTTTGCTATCTCTGGTATGGAATTCAGGGACCTTCCAGTTCAGGAAAGGACAGGATTCCCTGTCACTATCAAACACTCAGGAGTGACTTACACATGCCACTTCAGTCCTGGGGAGGGGGTTTGCAGGGGTGAGGGTCGGGGTAAGGGGttcatttccttgattattccacCAAGAGAAACTAGAGGTTTGTCTGCCTTGGGGAAGACACGGACGGGGC
Proteins encoded in this window:
- the BTNL9 gene encoding butyrophilin-like protein 9, which gives rise to MVDLPVSLDSLKPVSLTSSLVFLMHLLLLQPGEPSSEVKVLGPEYPILALVGEEVEFLCHLWPQLDAQKMEICWFQSHTLNVVHLYQEQQELPGRQMQAFRNRTKLVKDDIAYGSVVLQLHSIVPSDKGIYGCRFHSDNFSGEAFWELEVAALGSDPHLSLEGFKEGGIQLRLRSSGWYPKPKVQWRDHQGQCLPPEFEAIVWDAQGLFSLETSVVVREGALSNVSVSIQNLLLSQKKEFVVQIADVFVPGASPWKSAFVATLPPLLLVLAALALGFLQKQRRSREKLKKQAEKRQEKLTAELEKLQTELDWRRAEGQAEWRAAQKYAVDVTLDPASAHPSLQVSEDGKSVSSRGAPPAPAPSHPQRFSEQTCALSLERFSAGRHYWEVHVGRRSRWFLGACLAAVPRAGPARLSPAAGYWVLGLWNGCEYFVLAPHRVALTLRVPPRRLGVFLDYEAGKLSFFNVSDGSHIFTFHDTFSGALCAYFRPRAHDGGEHPDPLTICPLPVRGTCVPEENDSDTWLQPYEPADPALDWW